In Sphingobacterium zeae, one genomic interval encodes:
- a CDS encoding helix-turn-helix domain-containing protein has translation MPILIHLDRIMKEKKMSLNQLSEKVGITLSNLSIIKNQKAKALRLDTLEAICKALDCQPGDLLQYDDGGD, from the coding sequence CTTAATTCACTTGGATAGAATAATGAAAGAGAAAAAGATGTCACTCAATCAATTGAGTGAAAAAGTTGGAATTACACTGTCTAATCTTTCAATCATTAAGAACCAAAAAGCAAAGGCATTGCGACTAGACACCCTTGAAGCGATATGCAAAGCATTGGACTGCCAGCCTGGCGATCTATTGCAATACGATGATGGTGGTGACTAG
- the fmt gene encoding methionyl-tRNA formyltransferase, with the protein MRIIFMGTPDFAVASLKALIESGEQVVAVVTVPDKPAGRGQKIHESAVKIFAQQHHIPVLQPVKLRDESFLNELRSYQADLQVVVAFRMLPEVVWNMPKFGTINVHASLLPQYRGAAPINHAIINGEKESGVTTFLLQHEIDTGNILLSKKVTIKDTDNAGDLHDKLMAAGAETLLQTIQQLQAGNLQPKPQEVIVTHEPLKHAPKIFKEDCKINWDQPTETVYNFIRGLSPYPAAFTLLNERVLKIYDAKKETVHTPTVPGTLTTDKKTFLKIATQDGYLLIADLQLEGKKRMHVVDFLKGYRF; encoded by the coding sequence ATGCGTATTATTTTCATGGGTACTCCCGATTTTGCTGTCGCTTCACTGAAGGCACTTATTGAATCTGGCGAACAGGTCGTAGCTGTAGTAACCGTTCCGGACAAACCTGCTGGGCGTGGACAAAAGATACACGAGTCGGCCGTAAAAATATTTGCTCAGCAACATCACATTCCTGTTCTCCAGCCGGTCAAGTTGCGTGACGAATCTTTTTTAAACGAACTGAGGAGTTACCAAGCTGACCTGCAGGTTGTAGTTGCTTTTCGCATGCTTCCTGAGGTTGTGTGGAATATGCCTAAGTTTGGAACAATCAATGTACATGCCTCTCTTCTACCCCAATATAGAGGGGCAGCGCCTATCAATCATGCGATTATAAATGGAGAGAAAGAGTCCGGAGTAACCACCTTCTTACTACAACACGAAATCGACACCGGCAATATTTTACTGTCAAAAAAAGTAACGATCAAAGACACCGATAATGCGGGCGATCTTCATGACAAACTCATGGCTGCTGGGGCAGAAACGCTTCTCCAAACGATCCAACAATTACAAGCAGGAAATTTACAGCCTAAGCCACAAGAAGTCATTGTAACGCACGAGCCTTTAAAACATGCGCCAAAAATTTTTAAAGAAGACTGTAAAATAAATTGGGATCAACCAACAGAAACGGTTTACAACTTCATTCGTGGCTTAAGCCCCTACCCTGCTGCATTCACACTGTTAAATGAAAGGGTATTAAAAATCTATGATGCGAAAAAAGAAACTGTCCATACCCCAACAGTACCGGGCACACTGACCACCGATAAAAAAACTTTTTTAAAAATTGCGACTCAAGATGGCTACCTACTTATCGCTGACCTTCAGCTCGAAGGCAAAAAAAGAATGCATGTCGTGGATTTTCTAAAAGGCTATAGATTTTAG